Proteins encoded within one genomic window of Humulus lupulus chromosome 1, drHumLupu1.1, whole genome shotgun sequence:
- the LOC133782984 gene encoding chromatin modification-related protein EAF1 B-like, whose amino-acid sequence MHGCSSGYVLPVNAEVDSMGGVVDGGVGIGLKTSPRRAAIEKAQVELRQEYDVREERRRELEFLEKGGNPLDFKFGTTASVSVQSTSLTDQNPEQFVTSEAKGSFALTASPHGDSVDSSGRPGVPTVCEPNTADNLLLFDGDHDLPEGERNSVRPNRRNNIAPSEQSSQIDGTQNAKESEDSAIVRPYARRNRSRSNREGARSSAVDMAQNRSGQGSVLPVRGGLRDAKSKICETNNRKDQSAPSISILKSASSNGDITPKVIASNKQLDTELDGERLLEAKIGLTKACLHEIKSDVTPPKISLDIQHNQPSQANVEQTPADIISLESDIGEREQLVSASLECPPSVATTNTEQETTMIQLNGFSDLRRENNNTSTEVQNSNAAVGAEGLDSQSSWTQNSIGLDVHKDSDICTNTKNADVNGKSVGNASDVDGTANPAGAEIVKDKIVTETVNDGDVINDGHSSICLKKSDSAAVKIDKDTHGNLSEIPNEVKVSDTDELKHSDTMLSEADGKVSESLNDNSGLQKENSTVICEVPLDISMHELPGTALSEMNSTVATDPQTTSVNSLKVPDKAHEDSILEEARIIEAKRKRIAELSVRSMPLENRRKTHWDFVLEEMAWLANDFAQERIWKIATAAQICHRAAFASQLRVKKQQQRWRLKEVAHALAKTVMLFWQSAEAILKCDNTSVFSDKCEYKVVKEVSKEKKEETDIVMEELKELEVQCPGKDVTLALQGYAVRFLKYNSACGLTQKAEAPATPDRISDLGIQDMCWEDHLTEESLFYTVPSGAMEIYRKSIEAHLVQFEKTGSSMQEEVETSMYDAVSDYGFQENAYAEDEGETSTYYLPGAGDGIKSSKPTQKKKKNAVLFTRTYEPGADFAYGQNNSATQQSMLMGKRPSSLNVGSIPTKRMRTATRQRVISPFGATPIANVQVQMKTDASSGDTNSLQDDQSSLLGGSQFQKSMEVESASEYDKLLPYDCAETSIKPKKKKKAKHLVSTYDQGWQLESTMLEQREPSKKRLGSNHFESNGTSDLYMQHNAKKPKILKQPLENTFDNITTMTGSIPSPVASQNNISNANKIMKLIGGTGRDRGRKAKLLKMSMGQPGSGSPWSLFEDQALVVLVHDMGPNWELISDAINSTLHFKCIFRKPNECKERHKILMDKGSGDGADSAEDSGSSQPYPSTLPGIPKGSARQLFQRLKEPMEDETLKSHFDKIIKIGQKLHYRRTQNENQDLKQIAPVHSSHVIALTPICPNNLNGGVLTPLDLCDTTSSNQDVLPLGCQSSHSSGLAIPNQGAVASLLPSSGVNSSLQGSSGVVLGTNLSSPSVSLNSTARDGRYSNSPRASSLPVEEQQRIQQYNNALAGRNIQQSSLPVPGALSGGDRGVRMLSGGNAMGMMCGMNRSMPISRPGYQGMTSPSLLNSGSMLSSSMVGMPSPVNMHSGASSGQGNSMVRPHMIRPGHNPEHQRQMMVPELQMQVAGNSQGITAFNGLNPAFSNQTNPPSVPSYPGHPQQQHQVSPQQSHGHSSPHHPPNHAASSQQQAYAIRLAKERHMQQRYMHQQQQQQQQFAASNALMSHVQSQAHLPVSTTLQNSSQHQAQNPSQPVSLSPLTPSSPMTTIPAQHQQKHHLPPHGLSRNPGASGLTNQMGKQRQRQQQQQHLQQAGRHHPQQRQHVQSQQQAKLLKGVGRGLVQNHSVDPSHLNGLSIPPGSQSLEKGDQMMQMMQGQNVYSGSGLNAMQPPKTMVPQSSNHQKLLVSSALPSTKQLHQMPSHSDNSTQGQVPPVSSGHALSSSQQGPAAVMGSNHQQQPQSQSQPKPQPQPQPHQKQVNQTQPNPHRIIQQNRQVNPELPGKSQNDLAQADQQPVNNSSQVGASMAKPQSCTDSTAAVPVSSAIGTQWKSSEPVFDSNLPNSTIQAGSIGSPSLSHSLGNEPTPPTSQGLGPRQLSGSLSSHGHNVGTQWQQAQQQPPPSQPVQQSPTLSAASQQYMQQEQQQQQPEQKSPQNQLPLQQQPQQQIQHLQGQGSLYLRPANSKAE is encoded by the exons ATGCATGGATGTAGCTCAGGTTATGTGCTCCCAGTAAATGCTGAAGTTGATTCCATGGGAGGAGTTGTTGACGGCGGAGTTGGTATTGGTTTGAAGACCTCTCCTCGTCGGGCAGCGATTGAGAAGGCTCAAGTGGAGCTTAG GCAGGAGTATGATGTGCGTGAGGAAAGGAGAAGAGAATTAGAATTTCTTGAAAAA GGTGGCAATCCTTTGGACTTTAAATTTGGGACCACAGCTTCTGTCAGTGTTCAGTCTACTTCACTTACTGATCAAAACCCAGAACAATTTGTGACTAG CGAAGCAAAAGGTAGTTTTGCGTTGACTGCGTCACCGCATGGAGATTCTGTAGATAGTAGTGGTAGGCCAGGGGTTCCTACAGTTTGTGAACCTAATACCGCTGATAATCTTTTACTTTTTGATGGTGACCATGATTTGCCTGAAGGGGAAAGGAACTCTGTACGTCCTAATCGGAGGAATAATATTGCTCCATCAGAACAATCGTCCCAAATTGATGGGACTCAAAATGCCAAGGAATCAGAAGATTCAGCAATTGTTCGTCCTTATGCTCGTAGGAATAGGTCTAGATCAAATCGCGAGGGTGCTCGATCAAGTGCAGTTGATATGGCTCAGAATCGGAGTGGTCAAGGATCTGTTTTACCTGTACGTGGAGGCTTAAGGGATGCCAAGAGCAAGATTTGTGAAACAAATAATAGAAAGGACCAGAGTGCACCATCTATTTCTATCCTTAAGTCTGCAAGTTCAAATGGTGATATTACTCCTAAAGTTATTGCTTCCAATAAACAATTGGATACAGAATTAGATGGTGAGCGGCTTCTAGAGGCAAAAATTGGACTGACTAAAGCTTGTTTGCATGAAATTAAATCTGATGTCACACCTCCCAAAATTTCACTTGACATCCAACATAATCAACCTTCCCAAGCCAATGTTGAGCAAACTCCAGCTGACATCATTTCTTTGGAATCTGATATTGGAGAAAGGGAACAGCTGGTTTCAGCAAGTTTGGAATGTCCGCCTTCTGTAGCTACAACAAATACTGAACAGGAAACTACAATGATTCAGCTGAATGGATTTAGTGACTTAAGGAGAGAGAACAACAATACGTCAACCGAAGTTCAAAATAGCAATGCAGCAGTAGGAGCAGAAGGTTTAGATTCTCAGTCTTCTTGGACCCAAAATAGCATAGGATTAGATGTACATAAAGATAGTGATATTTGTACCAATACAAAGAATGCTGATGTTAATGGAAAGTCTGTGGGAAATGCATCAGATGTTGATGGGACAGCCAACCCGGCTGGTGCTGAAATAGTAAAGGATAAAATCGTGACCGAAACAGTGAATGATGGTGATGTGATTAATGATGGTCACTCTTCTATTTGTCTAAAAAAATCTGATAGTGCTGCAGTCAAAATTGATAAAGACACCCATGGAAATTTATCTGAAATTCCCAATGAAGTTAAGGTTTCAGATACCGATGAACTTAAACACAGCGACACTATGTTATCAGAAGCTGATGGAAAAGTGAGTGAATCATTAAATGATAATTCTGGTCTTCAAAAGGAGAATTCTACAGTAATTTGTGAGGTCCCCTTAGATATCTCTATGCATGAACTGCCTGGTACTGCTTTATCAGAGATGAATTCTACTGTAGCAACTGATCCTCAGACAACTTCTGTTAACAGTTTGAAAGTTCCGGACAAGGCACATGAAGATTCTATTTTGGAAGAGGCTCGAATTATAGAG GCCAAGCGTAAGAGGATTGCTGAATTATCTGTTCGATCTATGCCCTTGGAGAATCGTCGAAAAACTCATTGGGATTTTGTCCTTGAGGAAATGGCATGGTTGGCCAATGATTTTGCCCAG GAACGCATTTGGAAGATAGCGACAGCTGCACAAATATGTCACCGAGCTGCTTTTGCCTCTCAGTTGAGAGTTAAAAAACAACAGCAACGTTGGAGGCTAAAAGAAGTTGCTCATGCCTTGGCAAAGACTGTCATGCTATTTTGGCAATCAGCTGAGGCAATTTTAAAATGCGATAACACCAGTGTTTTTTCAGATAAATGCGAGTATAAAGTAGTGAAAGAAGTTTctaaagagaagaaagaagaaactgACATTGTAATG GAGGAATTGAAAGAATTGGAAGTTCAATGTCCCGGAAAGGATGTTACACTTGCTTTGCAGGGTTATGCAGTGAGATTCTTGAAATATAACAGCGCTTGTGGTCTCACACAAAAAGCAGAAGCACCAGCAACACCTGATAGGATATCTGATTTGGGCATTCAGGATATGTGCTGGGAGGATCATCTTACAGAA GAGAGTTTGTTCTATACAGTTCCCTCTGGTGCAATGGAAATTTACAGAAAATCTATTGAAGCTCATCTTGTACAGTTTGAG AAAACTGGAAGTAGCATGCAAGAAGAGGTTGAGACATCTATGTACGATGCTGTATCAG ACTATGGTTTTCAAGAGAATGCATATGCTGAGGATGAAGGAGAAACAAGCACGTACTATTTGCCTGGAGCTGGTGATGGTATCAAGTCATCAAAACCtactcaaaagaaaaagaagaacgcAGTTTTATTCACGAGGACGTATGAACCAGGAGCTGATTTCGCTTATGGACAGAACAACTCTGCTACTCAGCAGTCCATGTTGATGGGAAAAAGGCCTTCAAGTCTCAATGTAGGTTCAATTCCAACCAAACGTATGCGCACTGCTACTAGGCAGAGGGTTATTAGTCCTTTTGGTGCTACACCTATTGCAAATGTTCAGGTTCAGATGAAGACAGATGCCTCTAGTGGAGATACAAATTCTCTTCAGGATGACCAGAGTAGTTTGCTTGGTGGGTCCCAGTTCCAGAAAAGTATGGAAGTTGAGTCTGCTAGCGAGTATGATAAGTTGTTACCATATGACTGTGCGGAAACTTCAATTAAacccaagaagaagaagaaggcaaAGCATCTG GTGTCCACATATGACCAGGGATGGCAGCTGGAATCTACTATGCTTGAACAG AGGGAACCTTCCAAAAAGAGACTGGGAAGTAATCATTTTGAATCTAATGGCACAAGTG ATTTATATATGCAACACAATGCCAAGAAGCCAAAGATACTGAAACAACCACTAGAGAATACTTTTGACAATATCACTACAATGACTGGTTCCATTCCTTCTCCAGTGGCATCCCAAAATAATATATCTAACGcgaataaaattatgaaattgATTGGTGGTACTGGTCGGGACAGGGGCCGAAAAGCCAAATTGCTGAAG ATGTCTATGGGGCAGCCTGGTTCTGGAAGTCCTTGGTCGCTATTTGAAGACCAG GCACTTGTTGTTCTTGTACATGACATGGGCCCTAACTGGGAGCTCATAAGTGATGCGATCAACAGTACTTTGCATTTTAAG TGCATCTTTCGCAAGCCTAATGAATGCAAAGAGCGTCACAAAATATTAATGGATAAGGGTTCTGGTGATGGAGCTGACAGTGCTGAAGATTCAGGGTCATCGCAGCCTTATCCATCTACATTACCAGGCATTCCCAAG GGGAGTGCCAGGCAGTTATTTCAACGTTTGAAAGAGCCAATGGAGGACGAGACCCTCAAGTCTCATTTTGATAAAATCATTAAGATTGGTCAGAAGCTGCATTACCGCAGGACTCAG AATGAAAACCAGGATTTGAAACAAATAGCACCAGTCCACAGTTCTCATGTTATTGCTCTTACCCCAATCTGCCCAAATAACCTGAATGGAGGTGTTCTAAC GCCTCTTGATCTATGTGATACAACTTCATCAAACCAGGATGTTCTCCCTCTTGGATGTCAAAGTTCTCATTCTAGTGGTTTAGCAATACCGAACCAGGGTGCTGTTGCTTCATTACTTCCTTCGTCGGGTGTAAATTCGTCCCTGCAAGGATCTTCTGGTGTGGTTCTTGGTACTAACTTGTCATCACCATCTGTTTCACTTAATTCTACTGCCAG GGATGGTCGGTACAGCAATTCTCCAAGAGCTTCATCTTTACCTGTTGAAGAGCAGCAACGAATACAACAATATAATAATGCGTTGGCTGGTCGAAATATTCAGCAGTCCAGCTTGCCTGTGCCCGGTGCCCTTTCTGGAGGCGATCGTGGAGTTCGTATGCTATCTGGTGGAAATGCTATGGGCATGATGTGTGGGATGAATAGAAGCATGCCAATTTCTAGGCCAGGGTATCAGGGAATGACTTCACCATCTTTGCTGAATTCTGGGAGTATGCTTTCTTCCAGTATGGTGGGGATGCCAAGCCCTGTAAATATGCATTCTGGAGCTAGTTCTGGTCAAGGAAACTCGATGGTTAGGCCTCACATGATTAGG CCTGGTCATAATCCAGAGCATCAGAGGCAAATGATGGTTCCAGAGCTTCAAATGCAGGTGGCAGGTAATAGCCAAGGTATTACCGCCTTCAATGGTTTGAATCCGGCTTTTTCTAATCAGACAAATCCGCCATCAGTTCCATCATATCCTGGCCATCCCCAGCAGCAACATCAGGTCTCCCCACAACAATCTCATGGACATAGCAGCCCACATCACCCTCCCAATCACGCAGCGAGTTCACAGCAGCAAGCCTATGCAATCCGTCTTGCTAAAGAAAGGCATATGCAGCAGAGGTATATGcatcagcagcagcagcagcagcaacagtttGCTGCTTCTAACGCTCTGATGTCACATGTCCAGTCACAGGCCCACCTTCCTGTTTCCACAACTCTACAAAATAGTTCCCAACATCAAGCACAAAATCCATCACAACCAGTGTCGCTGTCCCCTTTAACACCATCTTCCCCAATGACAACCATACCAGCACAGCATCAGCAGAAACATCACCTCCCCCCTCATGGGCTTAGCCGGAATCCTGGCGCTAGTGGCTTGACCAATCAGATGGGAAAGCAACGGCAGCGTCAGCAACAACAGCAGCATCTTCAACAAGCTGGTAGGCACCACCCCCAGCAACGGCAACATGTACAATCGCAACAGCAAGCTAAACTTTTGAAGGGAGTAGGAAGAGGCTTGGTTCAGAACCACTCTGTGGATCCTTCTCATTTGAATGGCCTGTCTATACCCCCAGGAAGCCAATCTTTGGAGAAAGGAGATCAAATGATGCAGATGATGCAAGGACAAAATGTATATTCTGGGTCTGGACTCAATGCAATGCAACCACCAAAGACAATGGTTCCTCAATCTTCAAATCATCAAAAGCTCCTTGTTAGCTCGGCTCTTCCTTCAACAAAGCAACTCCATCAAATGCCTTCTCATTCAGATAATAGCACTCAAGGCCAAGTTCCACCAGTTTCATCAGGCCATGCATTATCATCTTCCCAACAAGGTCCAGCAGCAGTTATGGGTTCCAATCACCAGCAGCAGCCACAGTCACAGTCACAGCCaaagccacagccacagccacagccacatCAAAAGCAAGTCAATCAAACTCAACCAAATCCTCACAGAATTATCCAACAAAATCGTCAAGTAAATCCTGAGCTGCCAGGCAAGTCCCAAAATGATCTAGCTCAAGCTGATCAGCAGCCTGTGAATAATAGTTCTCAGGTGGGTGCAAGCATGGCAAAACCTCAGTCTTGTACGGATTCAACTGCTGCAGTGCCTGTGTCTTCTGCCATTGGTACTCAATGGAAATCCTCAGAGCCTGTATTTGATTCTAATCTTCCAAATTCAACCATTCAAGCAGGCTCCATTGGGAGCCCATCTCTTTCACATTCACTTGGAAATGAGCCAACACCACCTACTAGTCAAGGGCTAGGTCCAAGACAGTTGTCTGGTAGCTTATCTTCTCATGGACATAATGTTGGGACTCAGTGGCAGCAGG